One window of the Pyrus communis chromosome 17, drPyrComm1.1, whole genome shotgun sequence genome contains the following:
- the LOC137723671 gene encoding uncharacterized protein, which produces MAGGGNFMNRVVSYLVNELLVDSLANSRAFQRFAVKTSKRIEDIQNIAAKKKEQLAEQMKDFSKNMEDSFKDR; this is translated from the exons ATGGCGGGCGGTGGGAATTTCATGAACAGAGTCGTGTCGTACCTCGTCAATGAGCTTCTGGTCGATAGCCTCGCCAACAG CCGTGCATTCCAAAGGTTTGCTGTGAAGACATCAAAGAGGATTGAAGATATTCAAAATATCG CTGCAAAGAAGAAGGAACAACTTGCTGAGCAGATGAAGGATTTTTCAAAGAACATGGAGGAT TCATTCAAAGACCGGTGA
- the LOC137723620 gene encoding protein SCO1 homolog 1, mitochondrial-like: MASIICRTVNHLRHVNRSVIRSGLRIPRPPLADCLQNRHLPLLGQSLTIYQRCLFSTTPNTTTENQRNPEPKTTENENSGNSGKSGESGEGSKSGESSESSNAGKSIRGGPVSWLSFLLLVATGAGIILYYDKEKRQHIEEIFKASKEVKQGPSVGKAAIGGPFNLINHDGKRVTEKDFLGKWTLMYFGFTHCPDICPDELVKLAAAVDKLQKDAGIEIVPLFISVDPERDTVEQVREYVKEFHPKLIGLTGKPDEIRSVARAYRVYYMKTTEEDSDYLVDHSIVMYLMSPEMEFVKFFGKNNDVDSLAEGITKEIKQHKK; this comes from the exons ATGGCGTCCATCATTTGCAGAACCGTAAACCATCTCCGCCACGTCAACCGCTCAGTGATCCGATCCGGATTGCGGATTCCACGGCCACCGCTCGCCGACTGTCTCCAAAATCGGCATCTTCCACTCCTCGGACAG TCGTTGACGATTTATCAAAGATGTCTTTTTTCGACGACACCCAATACTACGAcggaaaatcaaagaaacccagAACCCAAAACCACGGAAAATGAAAATTCTGGTAATTCTGGTAAATCTGGTGAATCTGGTGAAGGGAGCAAATCTGGGGAATCAAGTGAAAGTAGTAATGCTGGGAAATCTATTCGCGGAGGG CCTGTTTCGTGGTTGAGTTTTCTGCTGCTGGTGGCGACTGGAGCCGGAATTATACTCTATTACGACAAGGAAAAGAGACAACATATTGAAG AAATATTTAAAGCGTCAAAGGAAGTAAAGCAGGGACCATCTGTGGGAAAAGCTGCCATTGGGGGTCCATTCAATCTTATCAACCATGATGGGAAGCGAGTAACTGAAAAGGATTTTTTGGGGAAATGGACATTGATGTACTTTGGTTTCACTCACTGCCCTGATATCTGCCCAGATGAGTTAGTAAAGCTAGCTGCTGCAGTTGATAAATTAC AGAAAGATGCAGGGATTGAGATAGTACCCCTGTTCATATCCGTTGATCCTGAAAGAGATACCGTTGAGCAAGTCCGTGAATATGTGAAAG AGTTTCATCCAAAGCTGATTGGCTTAACTGGTAAACCGGATGAGATACGGAGTGTTGCTCGTGCATATCGTGTGTACTATATGAAGACAACAGAAGAAGATTCAGATTATCTTGTGGATCATTCCATAGTCAT GTACTTGATGAGCCCCGAGATGGAATTCGTGAAATTTTTCGGGAAGAACAATGATGTCGATTCACTTGCTGAAGGTATAACAAAAGAGATAAAGCAGCACAAAAAGTAG